A single genomic interval of Lathyrus oleraceus cultivar Zhongwan6 chromosome 7, CAAS_Psat_ZW6_1.0, whole genome shotgun sequence harbors:
- the LOC127103517 gene encoding uncharacterized protein LOC127103517 has product MEEVMAEKKPTTEESVALKEKCSENSLGQKIPNKQKDLGTVTVSCIIKERTFKKVLIDFRASVSLMPLSIYHKLGIKNFSDTKTNLKFMDHPRKDAYGIAEDIWVTIEDLSFPFDFVILYIPEDEETSIILGRPFMQTS; this is encoded by the coding sequence atggaagaggtaatggccGAAAAGAAACCAACAACAGAAGAATCTGTAGCGTTGAAGGAAAAGTGTAGTGAAAATTCACTGGGGcagaaaattccaaacaaacaGAAGGATCTTGGAACGGTAACAGTATCATGCATAATTAAAGAAAGAACTTTCAAAAAGGTACTAATTGATTTTAgagctagtgtgagtctgatgccattatcaatctatcacaAGTTGGGTATTAAAAATTTCAGTGATACAAAGACAAATCTGAAGTTTATGGATCACCCGAGAaaggatgcatatggtatagcagAAGACATATGGGTGACAATAGAAGACTTGAgttttccttttgattttgtgATCCTATACATACCTGAAGATGAAGAGACATCCATCATTCTTggtcgacctttcatgcagacaagtTAA